In one Silene latifolia isolate original U9 population chromosome 10, ASM4854445v1, whole genome shotgun sequence genomic region, the following are encoded:
- the LOC141606371 gene encoding protein DETOXIFICATION 27-like — translation MSQKLEDQKVPLLKNYSYDDSDKPLQLKQSLEYDEDFNEDIVRKVWVESKKLWHIVGPSIVSRIASYSMLVITQAFAGHLGDLELAAISIGCNVIVGFDYGLMLGMASALETLCGQAYGAKKYHMLGVYMQRSWIVLFVCSILLLPLYIFATPLLKLFGQPDDVAELAGVVSLWLLPLHFSFAFQFPLQRFLQCQLKAGVVAWVSMVAFMVHIFVSWLFVSVLQCGIVGVAITQNFAWWVLVFGLFGYCVLGGCPLTWPGFSMEAFTGLWEFVKLSAASGVMLCLENWYYKILILMTGNLKNAEIALDALSICMSINGWEMMIPFAFFAGAGVRVANELGAGNGKGAKFATMVAVGTSVVIGLFFFLLVLILHDDFTFIFSTSPPVIEAVSQLSVLLAFTILLNSIQPVLSGVAVGSGWQSLVAYINLGCYYLLGVPLGILMGWQFDLGVMGIWAGMIFGGTLVQTLILAIITYRCDWDKEASKASLHVQKWTENI, via the exons ATGTCTCAAAAACTAGAAGACCAAAAAGTTCCCTTGTTAAAAAACTACTCGTATGATGATTCAGATAAACCTCTTCAATTAAAGCAATCATTAGAATATGATGAAGATTTTAATGAGGATATTGTAAGAAAAGTATGGGTTGAATCCAAGAAACTATGGCATATTGTTGGACCGTCTATCGTCAGTCGTATCGCTTCTTACAGTATGCTTGTTATTACACAAGCCTTTGCTGGTCACCTTGGTGATCTTGAGCTTGCTGCTATCTCCATTGGCTGCAATGTCATCGTCGGCTTCGATTACGGTCTTATG CTAGGGATGGCGAGTGCACTAGAGACGCTATGTGGCCAAGCATACGGAGCAAAGAAGTACCACATGTTAGGAGTGTATATGCAACGGTCATGGATCGTACTATTTGTATGTTCTATACTTCTATTACCATTGTACATATTCGCCACCCCTTTGTTAAAACTGTTCGGTCAACCAGATGATGTGGCAGAGTTAGCCGGGGTGGTGTCTTTGTGGTTATTACCGTTGCACTTCAGCTTTGCGTTTCAATTCCCTCTTCAAAGATTCTTGCAGTGTCAGCTCAAGGCCGGCGTGGTGGCATGGGTGTCAATGGTGGCATTCATGGTTCATATATTCGTGTCTTGGTTGTTTGTTTCGGTGCTCCAGTGTGGAATTGTTGGTGTAGCCATTACTCAAAACTTTGCCTGGTGGGTCTTGGTGTTTGGCCTGTTTGGTTATTGTGTTTTGGGAGGTTGTCCCCTTACTTGGCCCGGGTTTTCTATGGAAGCGTTTACAGGGCTTTGGGAATTTGTCAAGCTCTCTGCTGCTTCCGGTGTCATGCTTTG CTTGGAGAATTGGTACTACAAAATACTGATACTGATGACAGGAAATCTGAAGAATGCAGAGATTGCATTGGATGCTTTATCTATTTG TATGAGTATCAATGGATGGGAAATGATGATCCCTTTTGCATTTTTCGCTGGTGCGGG AGTAAGGGTAGCTAATGAACTAGGAGCAGGAAACGGTAAAGGAGCCAAGTTTGCTACGATGGTGGCAGTGGGCACATCAGTTGTAATCGGACTATTCTTCTTTCTGTTAGTTCTAATTCTACACGACGACTTTACGTTCATTTTCTCCACCAGTCCGCCAGTAATTGAAGCTGTTAGCCAACTGTCAGTTCTCTTGGCCTTCACCATCCTTCTTAACAGCATTCAGCCTGTCCTTTCCGGTGTTGCTGTCGGATCAGGGTGGCAAAGTCTAGTAGCGTACATAAATCTCGGTTGCTACTACCTCTTGGGCGTCCCTCTCGGAATCTTGATGGGTTGGCAATTCGATCTTGGAGTTATG GGTATTTGGGCCGGGATGATTTTCGGAGGCACCCTCGTTCAAACTCTTATACTTGCAATCATCACATATAGGTGCGATTGGGACAAAGAG GCTTCTAAAGCGAGCTTGCACGTACAAAAATGGACGGAGAACATCTAA